Proteins from a single region of Lolium rigidum isolate FL_2022 unplaced genomic scaffold, APGP_CSIRO_Lrig_0.1 contig_36919_1, whole genome shotgun sequence:
- the LOC124681233 gene encoding uncharacterized protein LOC124681233 codes for MAAPATLSLRPCATLAPSRSALPAARFASSSRPAPSLSISCPPRRFKSLRRALAVGSDQQASAASSVKQEEKPRTYYFLVANAKFMLDDEEHFQEQLQEKLRLYEERSMEQDFWLVIEPKFLDKFPNVTKRLKRPAVALVSTDRNCIRYVTKSCSLQPSLQGRVMHAFPVTLCELQLVRADFTVVSYRAQCPYAIGIVACSTAVWYISSCRCQHSASVMVCVCNSHPFPAWRLAVMCV; via the exons ATGGCGGCTCCGGCGACGCTGTCCCTCCGCCCCTGCGCGACCCTCGCGCCTTCTAGGTCCGCGCTCCCCGCCGCCCGATTTGCGTCCTCTAGTCGCCCCGCCCCCTCGCTCTCCATTTCCTGCCCGCCGAGGCGTTTCAAGAGCCTCCGCCGCGCCCTCGCCGTCGGATCCGACCAGCAAGCCTCCGCAGCCTCTTCCGTGAAA CAGGAGGAGAAGCCGCGGACGTACTACTTCCTGGTGGCGAACGCGAAGTTCATGCTGGACGACGAGGAGCACTTCCAGGAGCAGCTCCAGGAGAAGCTGAGGCTCTACGAGGAGCGCAGCATGGAGCAGGACTTCTGGCTCGTGATTGAGCCCAAGTTTCTTGACAAGTTCCCCAACGTCACCAAGCGGCTCAAGCGCCCCGCCGTCGCGCTCGTCTCCACCGACCGCAACTGTATCAGGTATGTCACCAAGTCTTGTTCTCTTCAGCCATCATTGCAAGGTCGAGTAATGCATGCTTTCCCTGTAACACTTTGCGAATTGCAACTAGTAAGAGCTGACTTTACGGTAGTTTCCTATCGTGCCCAATGCCCATATGCCATTGGCATCGTGGCATGCAGTACTGCAGTATGGTATATATCCAGTTGCAGATGTCAACACAGTGCATCAGTAATGGTTTGTGTCTGCAATTCCCATCCATTTCCTGCTTGGCGGCTAGCAGTAATGTGTGTTTGA